From a single Pseudalkalibacillus hwajinpoensis genomic region:
- a CDS encoding NADH:flavin oxidoreductase, whose product MTYENLYSSEQLGKLSLKNRFIVAPMTRITATDDGSATTTMRDYYERFAKGGFGAVITEGIYTDELYSQGYLNQPGLTNKNHIETWKNVISAVHDYNTLIIAQLMHAGGQSQGNAYTDITIAPSEIPPKGEQLGFYGGSGTFDTPKALSLDEIKEVRHSFIQAARHAKEAGFDGVEIHGANGYLLDQFLTDYLNHRSDEYGGTLENRLNLIVEIIEDVRNEVGEDFTVGIRLSQIKVTDPAYKWPKGEEAAKTIFSTLEQGLDYIHVTEPDATQSAFGDGTKTLAAAAKAYSSIPVIANGQLGDPEKASSLVSQKDADFVSLGTSALANPDYPNRLASGKDLKVFDFESTLLPLAYIKEHEIKAEIVKT is encoded by the coding sequence ATGACCTATGAAAACTTGTATTCTTCAGAGCAACTTGGGAAGCTTTCATTGAAGAACCGCTTTATCGTTGCACCGATGACTCGTATTACAGCTACTGATGATGGTAGTGCGACAACAACAATGCGTGATTACTATGAGCGCTTTGCAAAAGGAGGTTTCGGTGCTGTCATTACGGAAGGGATTTATACAGATGAACTTTACAGTCAGGGCTATTTAAATCAACCCGGTCTAACGAATAAAAATCATATTGAAACCTGGAAAAACGTCATCTCAGCTGTTCATGATTATAATACACTGATCATCGCTCAACTGATGCACGCAGGTGGACAGAGTCAGGGGAATGCTTATACAGATATAACCATTGCACCTTCTGAAATCCCTCCAAAAGGTGAGCAGCTTGGCTTTTATGGTGGGTCTGGGACGTTTGATACTCCCAAAGCTCTATCATTGGATGAAATCAAAGAAGTTCGTCATTCCTTTATCCAAGCAGCTCGTCATGCAAAAGAAGCAGGATTTGATGGTGTTGAAATACATGGCGCAAACGGATACCTTCTTGACCAGTTTTTAACCGATTACTTAAATCACCGGTCTGATGAGTATGGTGGAACTCTCGAAAATCGCTTGAATCTGATCGTTGAAATTATTGAAGACGTTCGAAACGAAGTTGGAGAAGACTTTACTGTTGGGATCCGTCTTTCTCAAATAAAAGTAACTGATCCTGCCTATAAATGGCCAAAAGGTGAGGAAGCAGCAAAAACCATCTTCTCTACTCTTGAGCAAGGTCTCGATTATATTCATGTGACCGAGCCGGATGCTACTCAATCTGCGTTTGGAGATGGAACGAAAACATTAGCAGCTGCGGCAAAAGCATATAGTAGCATACCTGTTATCGCAAACGGCCAGCTTGGTGACCCAGAAAAGGCGAGTAGCTTGGTTAGTCAAAAAGACGCTGATTTTGTAAGTCTTGGCACAAGCGCGCTTGCTAATCCTGATTACCCTAACCGTCTCGCAAGTGGAAAAGATCTAAAAGTATTTGATTTTGAAAGTACCCTTCTCCCTCTTGCTTATATTAAAGAACACGAAATAAAAGCAGAAATCGTAAAAACATAA